TCCAAATTTGCATTTCTGTTATGTCAACAAGGTGATTATGAATTTTGAACATTTGCTCAGCATTTTGCTTGATAGCTCTATATGTTGTATCTTGTTTCTGTGATTTGGCAACATAAGTATAGTAGGCACTTGAAGTTTACATTGATAGCCATGGACTGaacaccaacaccccccccccccccccccatcccagccagcaaaaaaaaagaaaaaatcttttGAGCCACCACAGATTTGCTTCTTATTGGCCTCCAGTTGTTCTCATGCTTGCTTTTACATCATTTCAGATGAAGTGAGTGAAAAGTCAGTAGAAGTGGATGGCGAGCTGGCAACATTAACTCTGCTTGACTCCTGGGATGCAGAggtgacataaaaaaataaataaaaatgctgtgACTCACGTCAGCCTGTATGCACGTGTAAGTACTGTATGTGTTTCCTGTTTGCACATGACAGGCTGACAGCGAGTGGGCTCTCGAACACTACATGCAGACGGGCGACGCCTACTTGTTGCTGTACTCTATTACCGACCGAGCCTCGTTCCTTCGGGCATCAGAGCTTCGGATAACCCTGCGCCGTTACCACCCTGCCCACCACACACCCATCATCTTGGTGGGAAACAAGTGTGATTTGGTGCGACGCCGAGAGGTGTCTACCAGCGGTGAGTGCAGCAGATGATTTTTCTGCACTGTTGAACTTTGATACTCCTGCAGATGTGCGACTTTATTGTGTTCTGCCTGTTTCAGAGGGTCGTGCATGCGCTGCAGTGTACGACTGCAAGTTTATTGAAACCTCCGCCGCCATGCAGCACAATGTCTGGGAAGCTTTCCATGGCATAGTGCGCCAGCTGCGTCTGCGAAGAGACTCTAAGGAAGCCAACAAGCGCCGGCAATATATCAGTTCTAATTCACGCCGAGAGAGCCTTCCTATGAAGGCCAAGCGTTTCCTCAACAAGATGGTGGCAAAGAACAATCCAAGTATGGCTTTCTGGTTGAAGTCAAAGTCCTGCCATAATCTCTCTGTACTGTAGGAACTTAACACATTCGTGTTTTAAGGCTTTGCGCAGCAGTTGCAACATATGGACATGTGCCAGAAGCCAAAGGCCTTTTAGCAGATGGCTGGTTCAAAGCCGGTTCTCACTGTGTTCATACCTCATCACCAGCACAGTCGCCACCAGCATTCTGAATGAGACTCTTTGGAGATTTGGACAATGAGGCCTCAGTTTCTGTTGCACAGATGTTAAATCTGTGCAGTACAAATGTCTGAGATTAACAGAACACCAGCTGACAAAATGTGTTTCTGCTTTTGAACAGTCATAATATGTGTTGCACATTTCTCTTTCCTCATCTGTGTTTCTTTTGTTCTCATTCCTGTCAAATTGTTGAGCGCAAGTGCTAAGTTCACCAGTTGTAAAATAGTGACGACGAAAAACGTATTCTttaaaatttttttgtttgttacgATCAAGTAGttactttctttttatttatgATATGTTGTATTTTCTACTTATTGTGAATAAATATGACttcttacataatttaatgtacttcgcagcagtggtgggtacagctaagcTAAAAGTTAGCTTCATTAGCCACCAGTCGGCTAGCTGAAAAGCTAAATGTGATCACGCTAAACTGCTAATATGTGTAGCTGATGCAACTGCTAACAGCTAACTTTTATTTAGCCATGTTGAATTTATGATGGTAAAAAccctgggtgggggtggggggtgttattTTAATATTTggcataaagataaaaataaaattaaattaacaaataaaagtATACAGTAATAGTCAACATACATTTTACAATtacagaaagtattaaatgaataataaataaataaaaaatacatatagaaatgttATGCTCTAATTAACATAATGTATTTACTTTGTCTTGACCTAATGTTCATCCATTTTCTTGGTTATGTTTATACCTTCAAATGATGCATACATTTCGCTTACTGGATTAGCGTATgagctccaacaggaacaaacctaTAATAATAATTTGAGGATCTACAAATATTTTTGACCATTAACCTTT
The Thalassophryne amazonica chromosome 7, fThaAma1.1, whole genome shotgun sequence genome window above contains:
- the gem gene encoding GTP-binding protein GEM, which produces MLSSVRRHSLRLHTELHRWSICDPGSHLLRDSLLARVPACISRSKSCASSAWESDGSCWSSSDSVISTDSAGEPLGGGIPYRVVLLGASGVGKTAFVSIFAGAADSMDSDDCELCGDEVSEKSVEVDGELATLTLLDSWDAEADSEWALEHYMQTGDAYLLLYSITDRASFLRASELRITLRRYHPAHHTPIILVGNKCDLVRRREVSTSEGRACAAVYDCKFIETSAAMQHNVWEAFHGIVRQLRLRRDSKEANKRRQYISSNSRRESLPMKAKRFLNKMVAKNNPSMAFWLKSKSCHNLSVL